A single genomic interval of Lentimicrobium saccharophilum harbors:
- a CDS encoding protein O-mannosyl-transferase family, with protein sequence MKQFRKINTLTGWLVFAIASVVYLITAEPTTSFWDCGEYIATAYKLQVGHPPGAPLFQMLGRAFSLLALGDTTAVAYTVNAMSALSSGFTILFLFWSITHLARKIISPNDEFNTAGLITITGSGVVGALAYTFSDSFWFSAVEGEVYALSSFFTAFVFWAMLKWEESAGKPHSVRWIVLIAYMTGLSIGVHLLNLLAIPAISLIFYFRNYKPAPKGIIITLLTSVVLLGLIMNVIIPWIVKLAGLSELLFVNTFRLPFNTGTIFYFLVLGALIVWALHYTRSRGKVVWNTIVLAFTFILIGYSSFFMLIIRSNANTPINENQPDNAINLLSYLNREQYGDWPLLHGPWYNAPVVDREDGSPVYKKDLRSRKYIVVDRRKDYEPVYDPEFTTVFPRMWSNTDAAHAGNYKKWGKIKGTPVTITNRDGEKEVVYKPTFGENLRYFFDYQLNYMYFRYFMWNFAGKQNDNQGFGNDLNGNWISGIRWLDELRLGPRSDLPESMQSKAHNRYYLLPLLLGLTGLFWHTNRNYRDALIVTLLFIMTGIAIVVYLNQVAYQPRERDYAYAASFYAFSIWIGLGVAAIVQMFRRFAAQKTIAFTVSAACLIAVPGIMASENLDDHDRSGRYTARDMARNYLESCAPNAILFTMGDNDTFPLWYAQDVEGIRTDVRVVNLSLLASDWYISQMKRKVYDSPPVPFSLNYEQYKPGTRDVVYLTNDERIQGAVDLKELFGVIHQNPKALQIESTYGTLDYFPVKQFYITADSATVVNNGTVPPGDAPYITDTIVWSINEGAISKSSLMVLDLLAHNNWERPVYFSTTAGESAYLGLTDYFRLEGMAYRLVPVSKPSEDGLSGHVNTSILYDRLMHTFSYGNMDDPGVYLDETNRRMIANLRNIFGRLAGELAEEGKNEEAIRVCDRCQELMPDESIRYNFYMLTMAEIYMQAGAPEKGEKLLSRLLDLYTQDMEYYLRFPRHKMQQLDFDMQQALAVINRVSMVASHYKLTGLETRSATALERLYNNYLNVTGR encoded by the coding sequence ATGAAGCAATTCAGAAAAATCAATACCCTCACCGGTTGGCTTGTTTTCGCCATTGCATCGGTGGTTTACCTTATTACGGCCGAACCCACAACAAGTTTTTGGGATTGCGGCGAGTATATTGCCACGGCCTACAAGCTGCAGGTTGGCCATCCTCCGGGAGCCCCGCTTTTTCAGATGCTGGGAAGGGCCTTCAGCCTGCTGGCCTTGGGCGACACCACCGCGGTTGCCTATACGGTAAATGCCATGTCGGCCCTCAGCAGTGGCTTTACCATCCTTTTCCTTTTCTGGAGCATCACGCACCTGGCCAGAAAAATCATCAGCCCGAATGACGAATTCAACACAGCCGGCCTGATCACCATTACCGGTTCGGGCGTGGTGGGCGCGCTGGCTTACACCTTCAGCGATTCTTTCTGGTTTTCGGCCGTCGAAGGCGAGGTTTACGCCCTCTCCTCCTTCTTTACCGCCTTTGTGTTCTGGGCCATGCTGAAGTGGGAGGAATCAGCCGGCAAGCCCCACTCGGTGCGCTGGATCGTGCTTATTGCCTATATGACCGGGCTGAGCATCGGCGTTCACCTGCTTAACCTGCTGGCCATCCCCGCCATATCGCTGATATTCTACTTCAGGAATTACAAACCGGCCCCAAAGGGGATCATCATCACCCTGCTGACTTCTGTCGTTTTACTCGGACTGATCATGAACGTGATCATTCCCTGGATTGTGAAACTGGCCGGACTTTCAGAACTGCTTTTCGTCAATACCTTCAGGCTTCCTTTCAATACAGGGACCATCTTCTATTTTCTGGTGCTGGGCGCGTTGATCGTCTGGGCGCTGCATTATACCCGCTCCCGGGGAAAAGTTGTCTGGAACACCATCGTTTTGGCATTCACCTTTATCCTTATCGGCTATTCGAGCTTCTTTATGCTGATCATCCGCAGCAATGCCAATACCCCTATTAACGAAAACCAGCCCGACAACGCCATTAACCTGCTTTCTTATCTCAACCGCGAACAGTACGGCGACTGGCCGCTGCTACACGGACCATGGTACAATGCACCTGTGGTTGACCGGGAAGATGGCAGTCCCGTTTACAAGAAGGACCTCCGCAGCAGAAAATACATTGTCGTTGACCGGCGCAAAGACTATGAACCGGTTTATGACCCTGAATTCACCACAGTTTTCCCGCGTATGTGGAGCAACACCGATGCCGCACATGCCGGCAATTACAAAAAGTGGGGTAAAATAAAGGGGACGCCGGTAACCATCACAAACAGGGATGGTGAAAAAGAGGTGGTGTACAAACCGACCTTTGGTGAAAACCTGCGGTATTTCTTTGATTATCAGCTAAATTATATGTATTTCCGGTATTTTATGTGGAATTTTGCCGGGAAGCAAAACGACAACCAGGGCTTCGGCAACGACCTGAACGGAAACTGGATCAGCGGCATCCGCTGGCTGGACGAGCTGAGGCTGGGCCCCCGGTCTGACCTCCCCGAAAGCATGCAAAGCAAGGCGCATAACCGCTATTACCTGCTCCCGCTGCTGCTCGGGCTTACCGGACTCTTCTGGCATACCAACCGCAATTACAGGGATGCCCTGATCGTAACACTTTTGTTTATCATGACCGGCATTGCCATCGTGGTATACCTCAATCAGGTGGCCTATCAGCCGCGCGAGCGGGATTACGCCTATGCAGCCTCATTTTACGCTTTCTCCATCTGGATAGGCCTGGGCGTTGCCGCAATCGTGCAGATGTTCCGGCGCTTCGCCGCGCAAAAAACAATTGCTTTTACGGTAAGTGCGGCATGCCTGATTGCTGTACCCGGCATCATGGCTTCAGAAAACCTGGACGACCATGACCGCTCAGGCAGATATACCGCCCGCGATATGGCCAGGAACTACCTTGAATCCTGCGCCCCCAACGCCATCCTCTTTACCATGGGCGACAACGACACCTTCCCCCTGTGGTACGCGCAGGATGTGGAAGGCATCCGTACCGATGTAAGGGTGGTCAACCTGAGCCTGCTGGCCTCCGACTGGTATATCAGCCAGATGAAACGGAAAGTTTATGACTCCCCGCCGGTACCGTTCAGCCTGAATTATGAGCAATACAAACCCGGAACCCGCGATGTGGTTTACCTGACCAACGATGAAAGAATCCAGGGTGCGGTTGATCTTAAAGAATTGTTCGGAGTGATCCACCAGAATCCGAAAGCCCTGCAGATTGAAAGCACCTACGGAACGCTGGACTATTTCCCTGTAAAGCAGTTTTACATCACCGCCGATTCAGCAACGGTCGTTAACAATGGCACGGTGCCGCCCGGAGACGCGCCCTACATCACCGACACCATAGTTTGGAGCATCAACGAAGGCGCCATTTCGAAAAGTTCCCTCATGGTCCTCGACCTGCTGGCCCACAACAACTGGGAACGGCCGGTCTATTTCTCCACCACCGCCGGCGAAAGCGCCTACCTTGGCCTCACGGATTACTTCAGGCTTGAAGGAATGGCCTACCGCCTCGTTCCGGTGAGTAAACCTTCGGAAGACGGCCTTTCAGGGCATGTGAACACTTCAATTCTCTACGACAGGCTTATGCATACATTCTCATACGGCAATATGGATGATCCGGGCGTTTACCTCGACGAAACCAACCGCCGCATGATTGCCAACCTGAGAAACATTTTCGGCAGGCTGGCGGGCGAACTTGCCGAAGAAGGAAAAAACGAAGAAGCCATCCGTGTGTGTGACAGATGTCAGGAGCTCATGCCTGATGAATCAATCAGGTACAATTTCTACATGCTGACAATGGCTGAAATTTATATGCAGGCCGGTGCACCGGAAAAGGGCGAGAAACTGCTTTCGCGGCTGCTGGACCTTTATACGCAGGATATGGAATACTACCTCAGGTTCCCGCGCCATAAAATGCAGCAGCTTGATTTTGATATGCAGCAGGCCCTGGCAGTGATCAACCGGGTAAGTATGGTGGCATCGCATTACAAGCTTACCGGACTTGAAACGCGGTCAGCAACCGCGCTTGAGCGGCTGTACAACAATTACCTGAATGTTACTGGAAGGTAA
- a CDS encoding polysaccharide deacetylase family protein: MYLSKSPTLLRILTRKNLVWSIPEAKKEIFLTFDDGPVPEITPGVLSILSQYGAKATFFCVGDNVRKNPGVYQQVLDAGHAAGNHTFSHLNGWKTPLPEYLGDIENCSNYVKSSLFRPPYGRIRPSYIPYLRKDYRIIMWSVITGDFDREASPEKILDNALRYTTGGSIVVFHDSLKAADRMFYALPRFLEAFSNKGFTFPVLPGS; the protein is encoded by the coding sequence ATGTATCTATCAAAATCTCCTACCCTGCTCCGCATCCTTACCCGGAAAAACCTGGTCTGGAGTATTCCGGAGGCAAAAAAGGAGATATTCCTTACTTTCGACGACGGACCGGTACCTGAAATTACCCCCGGCGTCCTCAGCATCCTCAGTCAGTATGGGGCAAAGGCCACTTTTTTTTGCGTGGGAGACAATGTGCGTAAAAACCCCGGGGTGTATCAGCAGGTGCTGGATGCAGGCCATGCAGCGGGCAATCACACCTTTAGTCATCTCAACGGATGGAAAACACCCCTGCCTGAATACCTTGGCGACATAGAAAACTGCAGCAATTACGTAAAAAGCAGCTTGTTCAGGCCCCCTTACGGAAGGATCAGGCCCTCTTACATCCCTTACCTCCGCAAAGACTACCGGATCATAATGTGGTCGGTCATCACCGGCGATTTCGACCGGGAAGCCAGCCCGGAAAAGATTCTAGATAATGCCCTGCGCTATACAACCGGAGGAAGCATCGTGGTGTTTCACGACAGCCTGAAAGCAGCAGACCGGATGTTCTACGCGTTGCCCAGGTTTCTTGAAGCGTTCAGCAATAAGGGATTTACCTTTCCCGTGTTGCCGGGCAGTTAA
- a CDS encoding helix-turn-helix domain-containing protein, with the protein MKTNQETNLVSWDDHLDNKYGRVGTPTRDKYEEEFENFKIGILIQEARKQQNMTQEELALKCGTTKNYISRIENNASDIRLSTLMRIIREGLGGHLKVSLEF; encoded by the coding sequence ATGAAGACAAATCAAGAAACTAATCTTGTTTCCTGGGACGACCATCTGGATAATAAGTATGGGAGAGTTGGTACTCCAACCAGAGACAAATATGAAGAAGAATTTGAGAATTTTAAAATTGGTATACTTATTCAGGAAGCCAGGAAACAACAAAATATGACACAGGAGGAACTTGCGCTCAAATGTGGTACAACGAAGAACTATATATCAAGAATTGAAAACAACGCCAGTGATATTCGCCTTTCTACACTTATGAGAATTATTCGGGAAGGACTTGGGGGGCATCTCAAAGTTAGTCTGGAATTCTAG
- a CDS encoding type II toxin-antitoxin system RelE/ParE family toxin, with protein MRTTYVYGTEFWDFYYKQRPEVQDKIDWIIGLVRTLRMIPEKFFKHLEGTDGLFEIRIKAGSDIFRIICFFDEGNLIILLNGFQKKSVKTPKREIEKAERLKNNYYEDKSRN; from the coding sequence ATGCGGACTACTTATGTATATGGAACCGAGTTTTGGGATTTCTATTATAAGCAAAGGCCAGAGGTTCAAGATAAAATTGATTGGATCATAGGTCTGGTTCGGACATTAAGAATGATTCCGGAGAAATTTTTCAAGCATCTTGAAGGAACAGATGGACTTTTTGAAATCAGAATTAAAGCAGGAAGCGATATATTCCGGATAATATGCTTCTTTGATGAAGGGAATCTTATTATTCTGCTGAATGGTTTTCAGAAAAAGTCTGTAAAAACTCCGAAAAGAGAAATAGAAAAAGCAGAACGTTTAAAGAACAACTACTATGAAGACAAATCAAGAAACTAA
- a CDS encoding CotH kinase family protein → MNMLKYTKSRIFVLLFFALNLSVTKAQTYDTISNWDGIARDWYISTGTGGVAANPLPDAVNNSEGCFRVVTGTGLYDFMICDLDGPVNFDENPRYRIKVLAPSSGGNVVLKFENYNNTASQEILMTPVPGEWTDLVFDFSGLSYNNLTRMVIFYDFMGTAAGEEWFIDDVLSEIPGPLTLTSHLPIIVINTFGVPIPDEPKVDGHMGIIDNGAGNQNNLTDPFNHYDGAIGIEIRGQSSQMFPKKSYSFETRTSSGDNLNVPLLGMPSENDWVLYAPYTDKSMLRNVVTFAMARRMEGYVTRTRFCEVVVNNDYKGVYVLMERIKRDANRVDIATLNPDEISGDDVTGGYILRVDKLDPDYIPGMDGWVSSVNPTYPQAVPVTFQYFYPKNDEIVQPQRAYIRDFVTTAEAALAGNNFLSRTEGYLKYLDLPSFVDFMLLNEISKEVDKYKYSTYFYKHKDSDGGKLFAGPPWDFNLGYGNVDYWPEGLNTSGWLYATVTSGNPGMMYWWKRLMEDSYFRDLSKTRWQKLRQTTLTNAYIHSVIDSLVGHIGGAKERNYQRWPILGQYVWPNYDWQNNTYADEVDYFEDFLFDRLAWMDYNMPGSSLAPWAGIQAEGNRIRVHLYGDYFRTNKLRKEYFSLNNAPGIINIQQVEYVDASSCDLLLSADPSAFPAISVNIGNAAVNTRDDIVSSTLAASGVPGNDAGSYDVSVAYSAGLLSISCRTPERLPEKCEIYNVSGQLLASVRLDKNALNSIPAQLSPGIWILRLTGRNTQLVKRFVVPHA, encoded by the coding sequence ATGAATATGTTGAAGTACACCAAAAGCCGGATATTTGTTTTACTTTTTTTTGCCTTAAACCTCAGCGTAACGAAGGCGCAGACCTATGATACCATTTCGAATTGGGACGGGATTGCCCGGGACTGGTATATCTCCACAGGCACCGGTGGCGTTGCTGCGAACCCTTTGCCTGATGCCGTGAATAATTCCGAAGGTTGTTTCAGGGTAGTAACGGGAACGGGTTTATATGACTTTATGATCTGCGATCTTGACGGACCGGTGAATTTTGATGAGAACCCGCGGTACAGGATTAAGGTACTGGCTCCTTCTTCCGGCGGGAATGTGGTGCTGAAGTTTGAAAACTACAACAATACGGCATCCCAGGAAATACTGATGACGCCGGTGCCCGGTGAATGGACCGACCTTGTTTTTGATTTCAGCGGGCTGAGCTACAACAACCTTACCCGTATGGTGATTTTTTATGACTTTATGGGAACGGCTGCCGGAGAGGAGTGGTTTATTGATGACGTGTTGTCGGAAATTCCGGGCCCGCTGACGCTGACATCGCACCTCCCCATTATTGTGATCAATACTTTTGGGGTTCCCATCCCGGATGAACCCAAGGTTGACGGCCATATGGGAATCATCGACAACGGCGCGGGGAATCAGAACAACCTCACTGATCCTTTCAATCATTACGATGGTGCCATCGGCATCGAAATCCGGGGGCAATCGTCACAAATGTTTCCCAAGAAATCTTATTCCTTTGAAACCCGCACCAGCTCAGGCGACAACCTGAATGTACCCCTGCTGGGAATGCCTTCGGAAAATGACTGGGTGTTGTATGCACCCTATACCGACAAGTCGATGCTGCGCAATGTGGTCACTTTTGCCATGGCCCGCAGGATGGAAGGGTATGTTACCCGGACGCGCTTCTGCGAGGTTGTTGTCAACAATGATTACAAGGGTGTGTATGTATTGATGGAAAGGATCAAACGCGATGCGAACCGGGTGGATATCGCCACCCTCAATCCTGATGAAATCTCCGGGGATGATGTCACCGGAGGTTATATCCTGAGGGTGGATAAACTGGATCCTGATTATATCCCGGGCATGGATGGCTGGGTCTCTTCCGTAAATCCAACCTATCCGCAGGCGGTCCCTGTTACATTCCAGTATTTCTATCCGAAAAACGACGAGATTGTTCAGCCTCAGCGCGCTTATATCCGCGATTTTGTGACCACTGCCGAAGCGGCGCTTGCAGGGAACAACTTCCTGAGCCGGACGGAAGGTTACCTGAAGTACCTGGACCTGCCCTCCTTTGTCGATTTCATGCTGCTGAACGAAATCTCGAAAGAGGTGGACAAGTACAAGTACAGTACCTATTTTTACAAACATAAAGATAGTGACGGTGGTAAACTGTTTGCCGGTCCGCCCTGGGATTTTAACCTGGGTTACGGCAATGTGGATTACTGGCCTGAGGGTCTGAATACTTCCGGGTGGCTGTATGCTACCGTTACCAGCGGCAATCCCGGTATGATGTACTGGTGGAAACGGCTGATGGAGGACAGTTATTTCAGGGACCTGTCGAAAACGCGCTGGCAGAAACTCCGGCAGACCACACTCACGAACGCCTATATCCATTCCGTGATTGATTCGCTCGTGGGGCATATCGGCGGTGCAAAAGAAAGGAATTATCAGCGCTGGCCCATTCTCGGGCAGTATGTATGGCCGAACTACGACTGGCAGAATAATACCTATGCGGATGAAGTGGACTATTTTGAGGATTTCCTTTTCGACCGCCTGGCCTGGATGGATTACAATATGCCGGGAAGTAGCCTGGCCCCTTGGGCGGGCATTCAGGCGGAGGGCAACCGCATCCGGGTTCACTTGTATGGCGATTATTTCAGGACAAACAAGCTGCGGAAGGAGTACTTTTCGTTGAACAATGCACCCGGAATAATCAATATTCAGCAGGTTGAATATGTTGATGCTTCCTCCTGCGATCTCCTGCTTTCGGCCGATCCTTCGGCATTTCCTGCAATATCTGTGAATATCGGCAATGCCGCGGTGAATACCCGGGACGACATCGTCAGCAGTACGCTGGCAGCCAGCGGTGTGCCGGGAAATGACGCAGGTTCCTATGATGTCAGTGTTGCATATTCAGCGGGTTTACTCAGCATTAGCTGCCGTACTCCTGAGCGGTTGCCGGAAAAATGCGAAATCTACAACGTCTCAGGGCAACTGCTTGCCTCCGTAAGGCTGGATAAAAACGCCCTGAACTCCATACCGGCTCAGCTCAGTCCGGGTATCTGGATATTGAGATTGACAGGCCGGAATACACAGTTAGTCAAACGGTTTGTTGTGCCTCATGCTTAA
- a CDS encoding M1 family aminopeptidase, translating to MKKYRIPVLVLSMFLSLGAGLGQAQVIIGSGVDHCCSRPTLLKRQVVENREQQAWNYDVDYLRFILDIDPALEPIKGEVLTRLILTGEASDGLRMELSTALTVDSVLCNGEAAGFQHSGDYNLLISLPAETQRGEILEVEVFYHGIPPSGDGFGSVGRGEHAGIPAFWTLSEPYGCRDWWPGKNDLTDKADSIDVIVRSPDIYRTASNGLLVGDEVDNHIRTCHWKHRYPIVPYLIAVAVTNYELYDETAYPAGIPVLIQNYVYPETLAQTMQYTAQTAMIMELFSDLFGMYPFAAEKYGHAQFGWGGGMEHQTMSFMGRFDYEIIAHELAHQWFGNTITLNSWQDIWLNEGFATYLAGMSYQYFFDGYYWPFWKSQAIEYVTSEPGGSVFCEDTANVERLFSPRLSYYKGALLLHMLRRIMGDESFFQACRNYLNDPALRFSFAGTTDLKFHLEAMHGRDLTWFFDDWLYGEGFPSWHVRCTRLAWEDYEIALTQQQSHPSVQFFELPVPIRFNGGNRDTTIVFDHMHNNQTWMIYPGFIIDSVSVDPEQWLVTAGNTFELAGTPGNTYAYPNPAYDRLRVALTAEPVAVSVADLSGREIKLKSLREGSGLTFDLAGLASGMYLLRIKNKEGWSVKKFVKR from the coding sequence ATGAAAAAATACCGTATACCTGTCCTTGTTTTATCGATGTTCCTGAGCCTGGGTGCCGGTTTGGGGCAGGCTCAGGTAATTATTGGCTCGGGAGTGGATCACTGCTGCAGCAGGCCAACCCTGCTGAAACGGCAGGTTGTTGAAAACCGGGAGCAGCAAGCCTGGAATTACGATGTGGACTACCTCAGGTTTATCCTCGATATTGATCCTGCGCTTGAGCCGATTAAAGGGGAGGTGCTGACAAGGCTGATCCTGACCGGAGAGGCTTCGGACGGGCTGAGGATGGAGCTGAGCACCGCGCTTACGGTTGATTCGGTGCTCTGCAATGGCGAGGCTGCAGGATTTCAGCACAGCGGGGATTACAACCTGCTGATCAGCCTGCCTGCCGAAACTCAGCGGGGAGAAATACTGGAAGTGGAAGTGTTTTATCATGGCATTCCACCTTCGGGTGACGGATTCGGATCGGTGGGCCGGGGGGAGCACGCCGGGATTCCGGCATTCTGGACGCTTTCAGAACCTTATGGCTGCCGCGACTGGTGGCCGGGGAAAAATGACCTGACCGACAAGGCCGACTCCATTGATGTCATCGTGAGATCGCCGGATATATACCGCACAGCTTCAAACGGACTGCTGGTGGGGGATGAGGTGGACAACCACATCCGCACCTGCCACTGGAAACACCGTTACCCCATTGTGCCTTACCTGATTGCCGTAGCTGTGACCAATTACGAGCTCTATGACGAAACCGCATATCCCGCAGGCATTCCTGTGCTGATTCAGAATTACGTTTACCCGGAGACCCTGGCGCAGACCATGCAGTATACGGCGCAAACGGCCATGATTATGGAGCTATTCAGTGATCTGTTCGGGATGTATCCTTTTGCCGCTGAAAAATACGGACACGCCCAGTTCGGATGGGGCGGCGGAATGGAACACCAGACCATGTCGTTTATGGGACGCTTCGATTACGAGATCATTGCGCATGAACTGGCCCATCAGTGGTTCGGTAATACCATCACGCTGAACTCCTGGCAGGATATCTGGCTGAACGAGGGGTTTGCCACTTACCTTGCCGGGATGTCGTACCAGTACTTTTTCGACGGGTATTACTGGCCTTTCTGGAAATCGCAGGCCATCGAATATGTCACCTCCGAACCGGGAGGTAGTGTGTTTTGCGAAGATACTGCCAATGTGGAAAGGCTTTTCAGCCCGAGACTCAGTTATTACAAGGGGGCATTGCTGCTGCATATGCTGCGCCGGATTATGGGCGACGAATCGTTTTTTCAGGCCTGCCGGAACTACCTGAATGATCCTGCATTGAGGTTCAGCTTTGCCGGAACCACGGACCTGAAATTCCATCTGGAAGCCATGCATGGACGGGATCTTACCTGGTTCTTCGACGACTGGCTCTATGGTGAGGGATTTCCATCCTGGCATGTCAGGTGTACCCGGCTGGCGTGGGAGGATTACGAAATTGCACTGACGCAGCAGCAGTCCCATCCTTCGGTTCAGTTCTTCGAACTGCCGGTACCCATCCGGTTCAATGGAGGAAACAGGGATACAACAATAGTATTTGATCACATGCATAATAATCAGACCTGGATGATTTATCCCGGTTTTATTATTGACAGCGTGAGTGTTGACCCTGAGCAATGGCTGGTTACCGCAGGCAATACCTTCGAACTGGCCGGAACGCCCGGGAATACTTATGCATATCCCAATCCGGCTTACGACCGGCTGCGTGTTGCACTGACAGCAGAGCCTGTGGCGGTAAGTGTTGCTGACCTTTCAGGGAGGGAAATTAAGCTGAAGTCTCTCCGTGAAGGTTCGGGACTTACCTTTGATCTTGCGGGATTGGCATCGGGCATGTACCTGTTGCGGATAAAAAATAAGGAAGGCTGGTCTGTTAAGAAGTTTGTGAAGCGATAG
- a CDS encoding Ig-like domain-containing protein encodes MQKFTRAMLLFRNTNHLVFNLLATGMLAIIACANPVAPTGGPKDTTPPEIIRSVPENQSVNFNSDRVTITFSEFVNLKDINTQLMVSPPLSEQPDFVMKGKTLTMKFREALKENTTYNFFFGDAIVDITESNPVPGYSFTFSTGPVIDSLSMSGKVLNAFTLQPVKGAFVMLYDSISDSIPYKIRPYYVARTSESGEFRLNNLRGNRYLMFALTDINSNYIYDMPTEDIGFSDTLVEPDIPAIKLPELGPGSEEVPLDTLKADSADVKPIQSVPDTVHQERGDSLAVTAPAVKVSPVKNYLIYQFRETDTIQRLLKGTVIRENVAGLYFRQPVRDVHIKPLDPPLEGAWNLTGYNATRDTLTLWIPGSGTDSLMVEISDNGIVLDTLDLALKPAARTTGKDKGAVAKKKSLEMRPNLVSSKIKPGRPLILSIADPVKEADLSRIRLYHDSLEVKPVIAFSDSLKTRLNISHAWKEAESYLLEVNDSALISVFGLANDSTAYKFKAMSEAETGFIKINITVPDQEKSYIIQLLGDKESILEQHRITGNATLEFKYLLPKKYRFKAIHDLNNNGRWDTGNYLRKLQPEPVSYFSKEIELRANWTMEEDWSLE; translated from the coding sequence TTGCAAAAGTTTACCCGTGCTATGTTATTGTTCAGGAATACAAATCACCTTGTTTTCAATCTGCTCGCAACAGGAATGCTGGCCATAATAGCCTGTGCCAATCCGGTAGCACCGACAGGAGGTCCAAAAGACACTACCCCGCCGGAAATTATCCGGTCTGTACCCGAAAACCAGAGTGTCAATTTTAACAGCGACAGGGTGACAATCACGTTCAGCGAATTTGTCAACCTGAAAGACATCAACACACAGCTGATGGTATCGCCGCCCCTATCGGAACAGCCTGATTTTGTGATGAAGGGCAAAACCCTGACCATGAAATTCAGGGAGGCCCTGAAAGAAAACACGACATACAATTTCTTTTTCGGCGATGCCATCGTTGATATTACCGAGTCTAACCCTGTTCCGGGCTATAGCTTCACTTTTTCAACCGGCCCAGTGATAGACTCGCTGTCAATGAGCGGCAAAGTGCTGAATGCTTTTACTTTACAGCCTGTCAAGGGTGCCTTCGTTATGCTTTATGACAGCATCAGCGATTCCATCCCTTATAAAATACGGCCTTACTATGTGGCCCGGACAAGCGAATCCGGTGAATTCAGGCTCAACAACCTGCGTGGCAACAGATACCTGATGTTTGCGCTTACGGATATTAATTCCAATTACATCTACGATATGCCAACCGAGGATATCGGATTTTCCGACACCCTGGTTGAACCGGATATTCCGGCAATAAAACTACCTGAACTTGGTCCGGGAAGTGAGGAAGTGCCCCTGGATACATTAAAAGCCGATTCTGCAGACGTTAAACCCATTCAATCGGTGCCCGACACCGTTCATCAGGAGCGGGGTGATTCCCTGGCCGTAACGGCCCCTGCCGTAAAGGTCTCGCCCGTAAAGAATTACCTGATTTATCAGTTCCGCGAAACCGACACGATACAACGCCTGCTGAAAGGAACGGTAATCAGGGAGAATGTGGCAGGCCTCTATTTCCGGCAACCGGTCAGGGATGTGCACATTAAGCCTCTTGATCCTCCATTGGAAGGAGCGTGGAACCTCACCGGATACAATGCCACCCGTGACACGCTTACCCTATGGATTCCCGGTTCAGGAACGGACAGCCTGATGGTAGAGATATCGGACAACGGGATAGTACTTGATACGCTCGACCTTGCTTTAAAGCCTGCTGCGCGGACCACCGGAAAAGACAAGGGTGCGGTCGCAAAGAAAAAGTCACTGGAAATGCGCCCAAACCTGGTTTCATCAAAAATCAAACCCGGCAGACCGTTAATCCTGTCCATCGCCGATCCGGTAAAAGAAGCGGATCTTTCACGGATCAGGCTTTATCACGATAGTCTGGAAGTTAAACCTGTCATTGCATTCTCCGATTCCCTGAAAACCCGTTTAAACATCAGCCATGCCTGGAAGGAAGCAGAATCCTATCTGCTGGAGGTAAACGACAGCGCCCTGATCAGCGTATTCGGCCTGGCCAACGACAGTACTGCCTACAAATTTAAAGCGATGAGTGAAGCAGAAACCGGTTTTATAAAAATCAATATTACGGTTCCTGATCAGGAGAAAAGCTATATCATCCAGCTTCTGGGCGATAAGGAAAGTATACTTGAGCAACACCGCATTACCGGCAACGCCACCCTTGAGTTCAAATACCTCCTGCCAAAAAAATACCGCTTTAAAGCAATTCATGACCTGAATAACAACGGCAGGTGGGATACCGGAAATTACCTCAGAAAACTTCAGCCGGAACCTGTATCCTATTTCTCCAAGGAAATTGAACTCAGGGCCAACTGGACAATGGAAGAAGACTGGAGTTTGGAATAG
- a CDS encoding ArsR/SmtB family transcription factor: MAKEIVLDIVKLEAAASKLRAIAHPMRIAIIDLLNEKKKLSVTEIYEYLKIEQAAASHHLNILKSKGVLLSKREGKQIHYSVKASALTEIVQCIDKCNG, encoded by the coding sequence ATGGCAAAAGAAATAGTTCTGGACATCGTAAAACTTGAGGCTGCTGCCAGCAAGTTACGTGCTATTGCACATCCGATGCGGATCGCGATCATTGATCTGCTAAACGAAAAAAAGAAACTGAGTGTAACCGAGATCTATGAATACCTGAAAATTGAACAGGCTGCCGCTTCTCATCACCTCAACATACTGAAAAGTAAGGGTGTTCTTCTTTCCAAGCGCGAAGGCAAGCAAATTCATTACTCGGTCAAAGCTTCTGCACTTACTGAGATTGTTCAGTGCATTGATAAATGTAACGGATAA